TAGGCGTTCACCTGCCGGTGACGCCGGTCGAACACCAATACACGATAACCGAGTCGCTCGAAGAGCTCGCGGAGAGTCGGGAAGACGTCAGCGACCACCCGGTCTACGAAAACTACCGAGACGTCTCCGGGGAGAAAGCCGACAGACTTCTCGTCGGTCCCGACCGACCCATTCTCCGCGACCAGGACAACGCGATGTACTTCCGGACGCACGGGGACGCCTACGGACTTGGGTCGTACAACCACGAGCCCCTCGTCCCGGACCCACAGGAACTCGGCGGCAACGACGAAGGCGGCGAGCAGGGGTCGATCCACGAGTTCTCCGAGTACCACATGAATAACCCGACTCACCCTGACCGCCCGGACAAAGCTCCCCGGCAGGCGAGTGACGAACTGCTGCCCGCGACAGAGGGGAAGGCGCTCGAACACAAGTACAACGGAATGTTCGCGGAGTCGCCGAACGGACTCCCCGTGATGGGGCCGGTAGAGGAGTACGACGGGCTCTGGTCTGCGGCTGCGATCTGGGTAACTCACGCCGGCGGTGCGGGGAAAGCGCTCGCCGAGTGGATGGAGAACGGTGTCCCGCGCCTTCCCGAAGGGCCAATCGACCTGCGTCACTGCGATGTCAACCGCTTCCAGCCCCATGAGGGGAGCTGGGACTTCGCCCGGGACATCGGTGGCGAGGAGTACCGTATCGTCTACAATATCGTCCACCCGAAGTGGACCTGGACCGACCACCAGCGTGACATCCGCCGTAGCTCGGTCTACCACAAGCTCCAGGAACTCGACGCCGAACTCTGGGCGGAGGCGGGCTGGGAGGAGGCTCACTGGTTCGACTCTAACGCCGACCTGCTAGCGCAGTATGGCGACCAAGTCCCTGACCGGGACAACTGGGAGGCGAAGTACTGGTCGCCCATCGAGGGCGCAGAGGCCCTGCACGTGCGCAATGCGGTCGGGCTCCACGACATGACCTCCTTCAACAAGATGGAGATTAGCGGGACGGGGGCCGGCGAGTTCGTCCAGTACCTCTGTACGAACGACATGGACATCGACGTCGGACAGGTCCGATACACGCTCATGTGTAACGAAGAGGGCGGCGTACGTGCGGATATCACCGTCACGCGCGTTGACGACGACCGGTACCTAGTGCTCACAACCGGACGTGAAGTCGGGCAGAACCACCTGGCGTGGATTCGCCAGCACGCACCCGACGGCGTCGTCGTCCGCGATGTGACATCAACGCTCTCGTCGTTCGTCCTCACGGGTCCGAACGCTCGAAAGGTACTCCGGAAGGTTACCCGAGCAGACCTCACGAACGACGCGTTCCCCTACTTCTCGTCGCAGCAGCTGTTCGTCGAAAACGTCCCGGTCACCGCATTGCGCGTCTCCTACGCCGGTGAACTCGGCTGGGAGTTGTACACCCCCGCCGAATACGGCGAACAGCTCTGGGAGATTCTCTGGGAGGCTGGACAGGAGTACGACCTTAGGCCGTATGGTAACGGAGCTCTCGACTCTCTGCGTATCGAGAAAGGGTTCCGCCTGTGGGGTGAGGACCTCCACACCGAGCACAACCCGTACGAGGCCGGACTCGGCTTCGCCGTCGACCTAGAGACCGAGTTCATCGGCAAGGAGGCCGTCGTCGAGGCCGCCGACGGCGACCGAATCCGCCACGAGGTCACCTGCTTGACGCTCGACGACGAGGAGGCAGTTGTCTTCTCCGACCGTCCCGTTCTCGACGGAGATGAGACGCTCGGCTACGTCCACAGCGCAGAGTACGGCTACACGGTCGGTGCTTGTATCGCCTATGCGTATCTCCCGCCCGAGTACGCCGAACCGGGAACCGACGTGGAAATTCTCCATGAGGGCGAGCGCTACAGCGCGACGGTTCGCGAGGAGCCGCTCTTCGACCCTGAACGCGAACGCGTACGCTCGTAACCTGCCAAACCTCTTTTTGCTCCCAAGTTCGCAAACCGTGTTCTCGCTCGTCGTCATAGCGAATTGTCGAATTGAGCTTAGCCCGAGGTTTCATTATCAAAGTTGGAAAGTTCTACAGTGACGGCTCAAACCGCCGTCTGAACCGTCCCTGTCGGCCCGTGATCACTTCAACGCACGAATTGGGGTCTGACGACGGAGAGGACGAGCATACCATGATACAGATAATCGACGGTAACGAGGTCGCAGGTCGCATCAGGTCTGAACTGGAGACGTGTCTCGACACACTCGAACGCAACGGCGTCGTTCCGGGGCTAGCGACGGTCCTGATGAGCGATGACGGGGCAAGCGAGACGTACGTATCGATGAAGCGCCGAGCCTGTGACGAGCTCGGCATTGAGAGCTTCCACTACGACGTTGACCCAGGCGCCCCAGCCGACGTACTTCTCGAACGGCTCGACGAACTGAACTCTGATTCTGCCATCAATGGCGTTCTCGTCCAGTTACCACTTCCGGACCACGTTGAGGAACAGCGCGTACTCGAACGCCTCGACCCGCTGAAGGACGTCGACGGGTTTCACCCAGAAAACGTCGGACGACTGGTCACCGGCACTCCCCGATTCAAGCCTTGTACGCCGCACGGCGTTCAGCGCCTGCTCGCCGCCGCAGACGTCGACACCGAAGGCAAGGACGTCGTCGTGGTCGGCCGGTCGAACATCGTCGGCAAACCGATGGCGAACCTGCTCCTCCAGCGTTCGAAGTTAGGGAACGCGACGGTGACGGTCTGCCACTCGCGGACGAACGATCTCGCTGAAAAGACGCGCGGCGCCGATGTCGTCGTCGCGGCGGCCGGCGTTCCCGAACTGATAGACGGTTCGATGCTCACCGATGGAACGACGGTCATCGATGTCGGCGTGAACCGCGTTGAGGCGGACACCGAGAAAGGGTACGAACTCGTCGGCGATGTCGAGTTTGAATCCGCCAAATCGAGAGCCGACGCGATAACCCCAGTTCCGGGAGGTGTCGGACCTCTCACGATTACGATGCTCCTCTACAATACGGTCAAAGCGGCGAGCCTCCAGGAGAACGTCCCGGTCTCGCTCCCTGAGTAGTCGACGCGCCGACGGTATACTCGGGTAGCATATCACCCACTCACAGAAACACTCGGCATCCTATCACGTTGTGGATTCAACGCCGTCCATCTCGTGTCGACAGACGTTCACCCCGTACGTCGACTTAAATGACCGGTGGACTTATGCGACAGACTGTGTCACAGGTATGTGTCACATGAGCACAGAGACTCTCCCGTCGCGAGCCGACACGGTGATCGTCGGCGCCGGGGCCGTCGGGTGCAGCGTCGCGTACCACCTGACCGAACTCGGCGCCGACGACGTGATCGTCGTTGACCAAGGACCGCTCCCGGTCACGGGCGGTTCGTCGACGCACGCGCCGGGAATTATGTTTCAGACGTCTCCTTCGAAGATTCAGACCAAGACCGCTCACTACACGAGTCGACTGCTCGACGACGCGGGCGTCTACACGGAGGTCGGCGGCATCGAACTCGCGCGGTCGGAAGCCCGGATGGACTTCCTCCAGCGACGCGTCGAGTGGGCGACGTCATACGGCTTGCCGGAACCACAACTCCTCGAACCGGCGGAAGTCGCCGAGAGGCTTCCCTTGGTCGACGAAGACCGGATTCTGGGTGGTTACTACTCACCGACCGATGGACAGGTCGCGGGTACCGACGCGCTCCAGTGGTACATTGAGTCTTCGCCAGCCCGGTTCTTCGGCCACACGGAACTGACGGACATCGAGGTCGACGGTGGCGAAGTTCAAGCCGTTGTCACCGACCGGGGCCGCATCGAGTGTAACCGGTGCGTCCTCGCAACGAACAACTGGGCGTACCAAACCGGTCAGTTGGCCGGCCTCGAGTTACCGATAACGCCCGTCGAGCACCAGTACGTCGTTACCGAACCACTCGACGTACTCCGAGACGGGGGAGCCGTCGGCTCCGCCACTAATGATCTTGAGGTGCCCGGCGACCGCCGTCTCACCGAGCTCATGGCTCAGCCCCCGGACCGGCCGGTCGGGCGCGACCAAGATAACTCGCTGTACTTCCGCACCCACGGTGACGGCTACGGACTCGGGTCGTACAACCACGAACCGCTGGTCGTCGACCCAGAGGAGATGGGGAAGAACGACGAGGAGAGTCAGGCGTCGGTCCACAGCTTCACAGAGAAGCACTGGACGGAGCCGACGCATCCGAACCGAGAGAAATCGGCCCAGCAAGCGTTCGACGAGCTCCTCCCGGTGACTCAGGGAAAGGAGTTCCGCGTGACCGAAAACGGCATCTTCGTCTACACGCCGGACGGGATGCCAGTGCTCGGCGAGACGGCCGCGGTCGACGGTCTCTGGACCGGTCTGGCCATCTGGTGGACTCACTCCGGTGGTTACGGCCGGATTCTGGCTGAGTGGATGGAGAACGGTGTTCCGCGACTCCCCTCGGGACCGGTCGACACGAGCGGAATCCACGTCAATCGGTTCGAACCGCACGCGGGGGGCAAGGACTACTTCACAGACCGCGGCGGCCTGCGGTACCAGCAAGTGTACAGTATCGTCGAACCGCGGTGGCAACCCGACGACCACCGCGGCCTACGGGTGAGTCCGTTCTACCACCACCAGCGGGAACTCGGAGCTGAGTTCTTCCAAAGCGGCGGTTGGGAGGTACCGCAGTGGTACGAACACAACACGGATCTCCTCTCAAAGTACGGTGAACAGATTCCAGAACAAGAGGGTTGGCAGGCCGTCAACCGCTCGCCGATAACGGGCGCCGAACACCTACATACCCGGGATAACGTCTCCATGTTCGATATGACCACGTTCAGCTCGATACGGGTTGCGGGCGCGAACGCCGGCGAGTTCCTCCAGCAGTACTGTACCAACGACATGGAACTTGACGTCGGTCAGGTGCGGTACACGACGATGCTGAACCACGGCGGGGCGATTCTCGCCGACCTCACCGTCGCCCGTCTCGACGAGGACGAGTACATGGTGACGACCGGCGGTGGTAACTCGCCGGGGATCCACGGGTCGTGGCTCAAAAAACACGCCCCAGAGACCGTCTCTGTGACAGTCGAAGAGTCCGCGAAGTGTACCGTCGGCCTCTGGGGCCCGAACTCGCGGCTCCTGCTCCAGCGCGTCACCGACGCGGACGTCTCCAACGCCGGGTTCCCGTACTTCAGCTGCAAGCGAATCTACGTCGGAGACGTACCGGTTGTCGCGCTTCGGGTCTCGTACGTCGGTGAACTCGGCTGGGAACTGTGGGCTCCGTCGGAGTACGGCCAGAAGCTCTGGCGCACACTCTGGGAGGCTGGCCGCGACCTCGACGTCAGGCCCATGGGCGCGGGCGCGCTCGAGTCGATGCGCTTGGAGAAGGGGTTCCGACTCTGGGGGACGGACATCGACACGGACGTCGACCCCCTCAGCGCTGGACTTCCGTTTGCGGTCGACTTCGACACAGAGTTCGTCGGCAAAGAGGCGCTCGTCGAGATCAAGGAGAATGGCGTCGACAACCGCATCGTTCCCCTGACACTCGACGAATCGACGGACGTCCTTTCGAGCGGTCGCCCAGTCCGCGTAAACGAGGAGGTCGGCGGATACGTACAGGCCGCCGACTACGGCTACAGCGTCGGAGAGTCGATAGCGTACACCTACTTACCGAGCGAACACGCCGAACCAGGGACCGCCGTTCAGATAACGTGCGAGGGCGAGACGTACGATGCGACCGTTCGCGATGAACCGCTCTTCGATCCCGGCCGCGAGAAAATTATCCGATGAACAGCGGCGACGAGCGAACACACTATCCAAACTCATGAGCGAATTACGGGACGACGAACCGTTGATACGGTACGCAGACGTTGAAGAGGCAGCCGAACAGTTGACCGACGAGACGGTGGTCAAACGGACGCCAGTCGAGCGAAGCACGTCGCTCGGGGAGTTGGTCGACGCGGAGGTGTATCTCAAGATGGAGCATCTCCAGTGGACGGGCTCGTTCAAGACGCGTGGCGCTTATAACAAGATTAGCCGTGCCGTTGACGCCGGAGCTGACGAGTTCGTCGCCGCGAGTGCGGGAAACCACGCTCAGGGGGTGGCGCTGGCGGCGACTCGGTGTGGTGCGGATTCGACTATCGTCATGCCGAAACACGCTCCGCAGGCGAAGATCGACGCGACACGTGGGTACGGAGCGACGGTTGAACTCGTCGGACAGGACTTTCAGGAGGCGATGGAGTACGCCCAGTCGTACGCCGCCGAGCAGGATGTCGAATTCGTCCATGCGTACGATGACCCACACATCGTCGCCGGACAGGGGACACTCGGAATCGAGATGTACGAAGATTGTCCCGATGTGGACACAGTCATCGTCCCTATCGGCGGGGGCGGACTGATAAGCGGTATCGCCACTGCACTCAACCACCTCTCTCCGGAGACGCGGGTCGTAGGCGTACAGGCCGAGGGTGCAGCGACCGTCCACGAGAGCCTTGACAAGGGACTTCCGGTTACACTTGACGAGGTGGATACAATCGCCGACGGCATCGCGACCGGCGGCATATCGGAACTGACGCTGAACCTCATCGAGACACACGTCGACGAAGTTGTCACCGTTACCGACACCCAGATAGCCAACGCCATTCTGTTGCTGCTCGAACGGGCGAAGCAGGTCGTCGAAGGCGCGGCTGCGGCGTCGGTCGCGGCGCTCCTAAGCGAAGAACTCGACGTTCACGGTGAGACAGTCATGCCGCTACTCTGTGGTGGGAACCTCGACATGACAATGCTTCAAACAGTTCTAATTCACGCGCTTACGGAGCGGGGACAGATTCTCCGCCTGCGTGTGAAGATTAATGACATTCCGGGGAAGATGAACGTCATCTCCGGCATCATCGCTGAGCACGGCGCCAACATCCAAACCGTCAGACACGACCGCGCCGTCGAGGAACTCGAGGTCGGTGAAGCGTATCTCGTCTTCCAGATAGAGACGAGTGGGGCCGAACACGCAGCCTCAATAATCGAGGCACTCGAGTCGGAGGGCTATGCTGTCGAGGACGTCAACCAAAAAACGACAAATAATTGATACCCGATGACTGTTTGCGGTCGACCCCGACGGAGCCTTTCGGTTTTTGCGCCATCGTTCGGTGAAACAGTCCCAGGAGCAGGTATATTTATATGCGAGAAATGAGTCTGACCATGAGAGATAGTGACTACCGATGTCCAGGCGAACTAACGAGCAGACAGAGACGCAGTGCATCGCTCGAACGAGAGACAGCACGTCGAATCAGTCCGTCAGGCGGCGGTTACACACCGTTTGCCGTCGGAGGTTTCAACGGAGGGAGTAAATATGGCTAAGTCGAAATCAAACGGTCCTGTCGGTCGGTTCACCGAGGAACTCGACGTAGTAGTGTTCACAGTCGGATTCGTCGTGGCCGCGGCCGCGGTGATCGCGTTCGTCTTCAGACCAGAGGCGATGTCAGAGTACATGACCGGCGTGAACAACTTCCTATGGACGGACGTCGGCTGGTGGTACTTGATCGCCATGTTCTTCCTCGTCGCCTTCGTCGCATTCCTGATATTTTCCCCATGGGGGAATATCAAGCTCGGAGCGAAGGAAGACGAACCTGAGTTCTCCTTCCTCGCGTACTTCGCGATGCTGTATTCGGCCGGCATCGCCGCCGGCATCGTCTTTTGGGGGCCGGCGGAAGCGATTTTCCACTACGACTCCGTCTCGCCGTTCGTCGGCGCGGAGGCACAATCGGCAGGGGCGGCCGTCGGCGCTATCCAGTACACGTTCTTCCATTGGGGTCTTTCGGCGTGGACGGCGTACGTGGTGATGGCTCTCCCCATCGCCTATTTCGCCTATCGGCACGACGCGCCGTTACGCATCTCGACGGTCATTGCACCGTGGATCGGAATCGAGAACCTCGACAGACCGATAGCGAAACTCATCGACATCCTCGCCGTCTTCGCGACGATTGGCGGTGTTGCGACGACGCTCGGTCTTGTCGGCCGTCAGTTCTTGGTCGGTGTCGAGTGGATCTCCGGCGTAAGCGTCGGCGATACCGGGACCGTCCTTGTGATTACCGGGCTGACCGTCGCGTTCACACTCTCAGTCGCGCTCGGCGTCGAGAGGGGAATCAGGCGAATCTCGTACTTCAACATGGTGCTGTTCGCTATCGTGACCGTCGCGACGTTCGTTTTCGGACCGACGACGTACATCGTCTCCGTCGGGACTGAGGCGCTTGGCGCCTACATCAATGATTTCATCACGATGAGTTTCTACACCGGTGCCACGGAGAGCATCGGCGGCGGTGTCAGCGCGTGGGTCGGCGGCTGGACCATCTTCTACTGGGCGTGGTGGTTCTCTTGGACGCCCTTCGTCGGCTTATTTATCGCGCGTATTTCACGCGGTCGAACGGTCAGACAGGTCGCCGTCACGGGCGTCATCGCCTCGACCGGCATCACGATCCCCTGGTTCGCCACTATGGGTGGTACTGCCATCTTGCTTCAAGAGACTGGTCGGGCCGACATCCTCGCTGTCGTCGGCGAACTCGGCGAGGCCGGGTCGGGCTACCCACTCTTCGAAGCTCTGCCGCTTGGCGGCCTACTGACTGTCCTCTTCCTGGTTCTCGTGACGACATTCCTCGTCACCTCCGCTGACTCTTCAACGCTCGCGCTGGGAATGCTCACTACTGGCGGCACCGAGAGACCGTCGACTATCAACCGTGTTGTCTGGGGTTTCCTAATCGGCTCTCTCGCGTCGTTGCTGATGGTAACCGGCGGCGTTGACGCTCTGCAGCAGGCTGCCATCATCACCGGGGGACCGTTCTCTATCATCACTGTCCTCGCGGTCGTGGCGATGGTCGTCTCCTTCGGCGATCACAGGCCACTATTCCTCCGCGAGGAGGACGAAGTCTCGTTCCCGTCGGTCAGAAGTGAATCGTCCGAACCGGAGGCGGCCGACCCCTCCGACGACTGAGCTGCGATTCGCCTGCTCCTCGCCTCCTCCTTCGGGTGCCGTGCGACTGCTATCCGTTCTCACCGGACCGTCATTGGAGTCAGCTTTGCCCGCGTTCCAGTCGGCCTACGCTGGGAAGCATCGATAATCGAGCACCCACTTCAGAAGTACGTTCAAAATCGATTCCGACGTCGTGTTCGGGGAGTGAATCCCCTTATTACTCGTAAACCGGGAACTCCTCGCAGAGCTCGTCGACAGTGCTCGTGACGCGGTTGCGGACGCGGTCGTCGTCGGGGGACTCGAGCACGTCAACGATGAGGTCGGCGACGGTCTCCATCTCCGTACCTCCAAATCCGCGGGTCGTAAGCGCGGGTGTGCCGATGCGGATACCACTCGTTACCATCGGTGATCGTGTTTCCCCAGGTACGGTGTTCTTGTTGACGATGATACCGACGTCGCTCAACGCCGATTCGGCCGCTTTCCCCGTCAGTTCGGGGTGTGAGTCACGGAGGTCGACGAGCATGAGATGTTTGTCGGTGCCACCACTGACTAGCGAGAGCCCCTCTGCTTTCAATCGTGACGCAAGTCGCTTCGCGTTCGAGACAACCTGTTCTGCGTACGCCTCGAACTCGTCCGTCTGCGCCTCCGCGAATCCA
The sequence above is drawn from the Haloprofundus salinisoli genome and encodes:
- a CDS encoding GcvT family protein; protein product: MNTHDSLPTEADTVVVGAGIVGCSTAYHLTELGRDDVVVVDQGPLPTTGGSSSHAPGIMFQTTEEKVLTKFAMYSRELYSQFEDDDGKPLYNEVGGIEVARSDERMDFLQRRVEWGKSWGLPNPQLLSPEEVEEKLPLVDSDVIKGGYYSPTDGQVSGVKACAALAEAAMEQGATFVPHTRTKNVSVEGGEVRSVVTENGEIECNEVVIATNIWARQLGEKLGVHLPVTPVEHQYTITESLEELAESREDVSDHPVYENYRDVSGEKADRLLVGPDRPILRDQDNAMYFRTHGDAYGLGSYNHEPLVPDPQELGGNDEGGEQGSIHEFSEYHMNNPTHPDRPDKAPRQASDELLPATEGKALEHKYNGMFAESPNGLPVMGPVEEYDGLWSAAAIWVTHAGGAGKALAEWMENGVPRLPEGPIDLRHCDVNRFQPHEGSWDFARDIGGEEYRIVYNIVHPKWTWTDHQRDIRRSSVYHKLQELDAELWAEAGWEEAHWFDSNADLLAQYGDQVPDRDNWEAKYWSPIEGAEALHVRNAVGLHDMTSFNKMEISGTGAGEFVQYLCTNDMDIDVGQVRYTLMCNEEGGVRADITVTRVDDDRYLVLTTGREVGQNHLAWIRQHAPDGVVVRDVTSTLSSFVLTGPNARKVLRKVTRADLTNDAFPYFSSQQLFVENVPVTALRVSYAGELGWELYTPAEYGEQLWEILWEAGQEYDLRPYGNGALDSLRIEKGFRLWGEDLHTEHNPYEAGLGFAVDLETEFIGKEAVVEAADGDRIRHEVTCLTLDDEEAVVFSDRPVLDGDETLGYVHSAEYGYTVGACIAYAYLPPEYAEPGTDVEILHEGERYSATVREEPLFDPERERVRS
- a CDS encoding tetrahydrofolate dehydrogenase/cyclohydrolase catalytic domain-containing protein, translated to MIQIIDGNEVAGRIRSELETCLDTLERNGVVPGLATVLMSDDGASETYVSMKRRACDELGIESFHYDVDPGAPADVLLERLDELNSDSAINGVLVQLPLPDHVEEQRVLERLDPLKDVDGFHPENVGRLVTGTPRFKPCTPHGVQRLLAAADVDTEGKDVVVVGRSNIVGKPMANLLLQRSKLGNATVTVCHSRTNDLAEKTRGADVVVAAAGVPELIDGSMLTDGTTVIDVGVNRVEADTEKGYELVGDVEFESAKSRADAITPVPGGVGPLTITMLLYNTVKAASLQENVPVSLPE
- a CDS encoding GcvT family protein; translation: MSTETLPSRADTVIVGAGAVGCSVAYHLTELGADDVIVVDQGPLPVTGGSSTHAPGIMFQTSPSKIQTKTAHYTSRLLDDAGVYTEVGGIELARSEARMDFLQRRVEWATSYGLPEPQLLEPAEVAERLPLVDEDRILGGYYSPTDGQVAGTDALQWYIESSPARFFGHTELTDIEVDGGEVQAVVTDRGRIECNRCVLATNNWAYQTGQLAGLELPITPVEHQYVVTEPLDVLRDGGAVGSATNDLEVPGDRRLTELMAQPPDRPVGRDQDNSLYFRTHGDGYGLGSYNHEPLVVDPEEMGKNDEESQASVHSFTEKHWTEPTHPNREKSAQQAFDELLPVTQGKEFRVTENGIFVYTPDGMPVLGETAAVDGLWTGLAIWWTHSGGYGRILAEWMENGVPRLPSGPVDTSGIHVNRFEPHAGGKDYFTDRGGLRYQQVYSIVEPRWQPDDHRGLRVSPFYHHQRELGAEFFQSGGWEVPQWYEHNTDLLSKYGEQIPEQEGWQAVNRSPITGAEHLHTRDNVSMFDMTTFSSIRVAGANAGEFLQQYCTNDMELDVGQVRYTTMLNHGGAILADLTVARLDEDEYMVTTGGGNSPGIHGSWLKKHAPETVSVTVEESAKCTVGLWGPNSRLLLQRVTDADVSNAGFPYFSCKRIYVGDVPVVALRVSYVGELGWELWAPSEYGQKLWRTLWEAGRDLDVRPMGAGALESMRLEKGFRLWGTDIDTDVDPLSAGLPFAVDFDTEFVGKEALVEIKENGVDNRIVPLTLDESTDVLSSGRPVRVNEEVGGYVQAADYGYSVGESIAYTYLPSEHAEPGTAVQITCEGETYDATVRDEPLFDPGREKIIR
- the ilvA gene encoding threonine ammonia-lyase, with the translated sequence MSELRDDEPLIRYADVEEAAEQLTDETVVKRTPVERSTSLGELVDAEVYLKMEHLQWTGSFKTRGAYNKISRAVDAGADEFVAASAGNHAQGVALAATRCGADSTIVMPKHAPQAKIDATRGYGATVELVGQDFQEAMEYAQSYAAEQDVEFVHAYDDPHIVAGQGTLGIEMYEDCPDVDTVIVPIGGGGLISGIATALNHLSPETRVVGVQAEGAATVHESLDKGLPVTLDEVDTIADGIATGGISELTLNLIETHVDEVVTVTDTQIANAILLLLERAKQVVEGAAAASVAALLSEELDVHGETVMPLLCGGNLDMTMLQTVLIHALTERGQILRLRVKINDIPGKMNVISGIIAEHGANIQTVRHDRAVEELEVGEAYLVFQIETSGAEHAASIIEALESEGYAVEDVNQKTTNN
- a CDS encoding BCCT family transporter; translated protein: MAKSKSNGPVGRFTEELDVVVFTVGFVVAAAAVIAFVFRPEAMSEYMTGVNNFLWTDVGWWYLIAMFFLVAFVAFLIFSPWGNIKLGAKEDEPEFSFLAYFAMLYSAGIAAGIVFWGPAEAIFHYDSVSPFVGAEAQSAGAAVGAIQYTFFHWGLSAWTAYVVMALPIAYFAYRHDAPLRISTVIAPWIGIENLDRPIAKLIDILAVFATIGGVATTLGLVGRQFLVGVEWISGVSVGDTGTVLVITGLTVAFTLSVALGVERGIRRISYFNMVLFAIVTVATFVFGPTTYIVSVGTEALGAYINDFITMSFYTGATESIGGGVSAWVGGWTIFYWAWWFSWTPFVGLFIARISRGRTVRQVAVTGVIASTGITIPWFATMGGTAILLQETGRADILAVVGELGEAGSGYPLFEALPLGGLLTVLFLVLVTTFLVTSADSSTLALGMLTTGGTERPSTINRVVWGFLIGSLASLLMVTGGVDALQQAAIITGGPFSIITVLAVVAMVVSFGDHRPLFLREEDEVSFPSVRSESSEPEAADPSDD